A single region of the Jatrophihabitans sp. GAS493 genome encodes:
- a CDS encoding 6-carboxytetrahydropterin synthase has product MFSVTVRDHIMIAHSFRGEVFGPAQRLHGATYIVDATLRRPDLDADGIVVDIGRAAEELHRILAQLSYRNLDDEPEFAGVNTSTEMLAKVIADRMADRIQAGEFGAAARGLVGLCVTLHESHVAWATYERPL; this is encoded by the coding sequence ATGTTCAGCGTGACCGTCCGCGACCACATCATGATCGCCCATAGTTTCCGGGGTGAAGTCTTCGGTCCGGCCCAGCGCCTGCACGGTGCGACGTACATCGTCGATGCGACGCTGCGCCGCCCCGATCTCGACGCCGACGGCATCGTGGTCGACATCGGACGGGCGGCTGAGGAGCTGCACCGCATTCTCGCGCAGCTCAGCTACCGCAACCTCGACGACGAACCGGAGTTCGCCGGAGTCAACACCTCGACGGAGATGCTGGCCAAGGTGATCGCCGACCGTATGGCCGACCGCATCCAGGCCGGGGAGTTCGGAGCAGCGGCTCGGGGCCTGGTCGGTCTCTGCGTGACGCTGCACGAGTCGCACGTCGCCTGGGCGACCTACGAGCGACCGCTGTGA
- a CDS encoding zinc-binding alcohol dehydrogenase translates to MTRTARAFWITAPGVGEIRSVPLPEPGPDDVLVQTVRSAISRGTESLVFRGRVPTSQHTTMRAPFQDGDFRGPVKYGYLNVGVVTGGAPELLGRSVFCLYPHQTAYVVPSRSVIPLPDGVPPERAVLAGTVETAVNALWDAPPRLGDRVSVVGAGMVGCSVARLLARVPGTRVTLIDVEAARAKTATQLGVEFALPTEAAGEQDLVFHTSATAAGLQLALGLLAADAEVIDLSWYGDTDVTLSLGEAFHSRRLGIRASQVGAVAAARRATRSLRDRLGLALELLADDAFDALLDGSSPFEQLPVVLPELAATPGLCHSVSYDVLDEAEPA, encoded by the coding sequence ATGACGCGTACCGCTCGCGCGTTCTGGATCACCGCCCCGGGAGTCGGCGAGATTCGTTCCGTGCCGCTTCCCGAGCCTGGCCCGGATGACGTGCTCGTGCAGACCGTGCGATCAGCGATCAGCCGGGGCACCGAATCCCTCGTCTTTCGTGGCCGGGTGCCGACCAGCCAACACACGACCATGCGCGCGCCGTTCCAGGACGGTGACTTCCGCGGACCGGTCAAGTACGGCTACCTCAACGTCGGAGTCGTCACCGGCGGGGCGCCCGAGCTGCTCGGCCGGAGCGTGTTCTGCCTCTACCCGCACCAGACCGCATACGTGGTCCCGTCCCGGTCGGTCATTCCGCTTCCCGACGGTGTCCCGCCCGAGCGGGCGGTGCTGGCCGGAACGGTGGAGACCGCGGTCAACGCGCTCTGGGACGCGCCGCCACGGTTGGGCGACCGGGTCTCGGTGGTCGGCGCGGGCATGGTCGGCTGCAGCGTCGCCCGACTGTTGGCCCGGGTCCCCGGCACCCGGGTGACCCTCATCGACGTGGAGGCGGCGCGGGCCAAGACGGCCACGCAGCTGGGGGTGGAGTTCGCTCTGCCGACCGAGGCCGCGGGGGAGCAGGATCTGGTGTTCCACACCAGCGCCACCGCCGCCGGCCTGCAACTGGCACTGGGCCTGCTCGCGGCGGACGCGGAGGTGATCGACCTCAGCTGGTACGGCGACACCGACGTCACGCTGTCTCTCGGCGAGGCCTTCCACTCCCGGCGCCTCGGTATCCGGGCCAGCCAGGTGGGTGCGGTCGCGGCGGCTCGGCGAGCCACCCGCTCGCTGCGCGACCGCCTCGGTCTCGCCCTCGAGCTGCTGGCCGACGACGCCTTCGACGCGCTGCTGGACGGGTCGTCGCCCTTTGAGCAGCTCCCCGTGGTGCTGCCCGAGCTGGCCGCCACGCCCGGCCTCTGCCACAGCGTGAGCTACGACGTACTCGACGAAGCCGAGCCCGCCTGA
- a CDS encoding CDP-alcohol phosphatidyltransferase family protein, which yields MVRAALSFGFTADLVVLTGVAMTVGLAPAGWLTGLIVGLAVNLLLVRGLARAGRRVGPADQVTLLRAALVGGVAALTVDSFLAPVSIPVRAAAAPVPVPVSVLVVLASIALALDAVDGPVARGTGTMSAVGARFDMETDALLILVLSCYDARLFGWWVLTIGLLRYAFVAAGVAWAWLRAPSPPRHWCKVVAAVQGIVLTAVAPALLPSAVAVGLILISLALLTESFGREVLWLGRHRGVTQPPILVGAGVNA from the coding sequence ATGGTTCGAGCAGCCCTGAGCTTCGGTTTCACCGCGGATCTCGTGGTGCTGACCGGGGTGGCCATGACCGTCGGGTTGGCGCCGGCGGGCTGGCTCACCGGACTCATCGTCGGGCTCGCGGTAAACCTGCTGCTCGTGCGGGGGCTGGCGCGGGCCGGCCGGCGGGTCGGGCCGGCCGATCAGGTGACGCTGCTACGGGCGGCACTGGTCGGGGGCGTGGCCGCGCTGACGGTCGACTCGTTCCTGGCACCGGTGTCGATCCCCGTCCGCGCCGCCGCCGCCCCGGTCCCTGTCCCGGTCAGCGTGCTCGTCGTACTGGCTTCGATCGCCCTCGCGCTGGACGCGGTCGATGGTCCGGTCGCGCGGGGCACCGGCACGATGTCCGCCGTCGGCGCCCGTTTCGACATGGAGACCGACGCGCTCCTGATCCTGGTCCTGAGCTGCTACGACGCCCGCCTCTTCGGCTGGTGGGTGTTGACGATCGGGCTGCTGCGCTACGCCTTCGTGGCGGCTGGAGTGGCCTGGGCCTGGCTGCGAGCCCCGTCCCCGCCCCGCCACTGGTGCAAGGTCGTCGCCGCCGTCCAGGGCATCGTGCTCACCGCGGTCGCGCCCGCACTGCTCCCCTCAGCCGTCGCTGTGGGCTTGATCCTGATCTCGTTGGCGTTGCTGACGGAGTCGTTCGGTCGAGAAGTGCTCTGGCTGGGCCGGCACCGCGGCGTGACGCAGCCGCCGATCCTGGTCGGAGCCGGGGTCAATGCCTGA